One genomic window of Streptomyces sp. WP-1 includes the following:
- a CDS encoding DUF5709 domain-containing protein, producing the protein MSEAQAPMGDDAYQPTGTNEEQEDAAPLDPQDAIGGRSYDDMLDEGYSPPERPLGVTKYGTTAAEQRAGESLDQRLRQEVPDQDEPAGDGIGDLPGGAGEPVDPEAGDVRAGRLSARDPEADTFAEDVGIDGGAAGAEEAAVHVVPDEQDRAE; encoded by the coding sequence ATGAGCGAAGCGCAGGCCCCCATGGGCGACGACGCCTACCAGCCCACCGGAACGAACGAGGAGCAGGAGGACGCCGCGCCCCTGGACCCGCAGGACGCGATCGGCGGACGCTCCTACGACGACATGCTCGACGAGGGCTACTCCCCGCCCGAGCGCCCCCTCGGCGTCACCAAGTACGGCACCACCGCCGCCGAGCAGCGCGCGGGCGAGAGCCTGGACCAGCGGCTGCGGCAGGAGGTCCCCGACCAGGACGAGCCGGCCGGCGACGGCATCGGCGACCTGCCCGGCGGCGCGGGCGAACCCGTCGACCCCGAGGCGGGCGACGTCCGCGCGGGCCGCCTGTCGGCGCGGGACCCGGAAGCGGACACCTTCGCCGAGGACGTGGGCATCGACGGGGGCGCGGCGGGCGCGGAGGAGGCCGCGGTGCATGTCGTACCGGACGAGCAGGACCGGGCGGAGTGA